From a single Okeanomitos corallinicola TIOX110 genomic region:
- a CDS encoding SUMF1/EgtB/PvdO family nonheme iron enzyme, translated as MAKNCAVVIGINEYDEIQALNYAKSDAEKVRDYFLHGLGVHPDHLYFFSDDSPRNNAGRKTQPTYGTLHSFLNDRFAQPFLEPGDTLWFYFSGHGMPHAGRDYLLPIDGNPRTVPNLAIPINYITERLRGSGADNIVLFIDACRSTGEKSAGLGIGEEKQQGVITFYSCSPSQVSYEIEEIQQGAFTYVLLNGLKIQGESNCATVERLYNHLRHQVPQVTLKHKNYSQTPYAAIEPATKLHYILLPKFANQSDVDVLKKDALNAEFVIKDFSLARLYWRRVIAAVGDDDEALDAIVRLRNQQSQHPPEKTGNPSQPGIKQPAPPKNLEVIDLGQGKTLELVRIPTGKFTMGMPPEERQIALENAVKYGLDKDKVAEYLDWSTPQHEVYLQEFWIGKYAVTNAQWQAVMKTKPSEKYDSKFQGDMQPVVGVSWHEARAFCEKLSEQTKRAVRLPTEAEWEYACRAGTTTPFAFGNTITTDQVNYNGNYPYADTPKGKYRECTGNVDSFTPNDWGLYQMHGNVWEWCLDEFHDSYSEKPARLKSNGNEVWGELNVSEENNFAYVCRGGSWYNYAINCRSATRHRILARNRDNDLGFRVVFGSSSPGLS; from the coding sequence ATGGCGAAAAACTGCGCTGTTGTCATTGGCATTAACGAATATGACGAAATTCAAGCCCTTAACTATGCAAAAAGCGATGCCGAAAAGGTGCGAGATTATTTTTTACATGGTTTGGGTGTACATCCAGACCATTTATACTTCTTTTCCGATGACTCACCACGCAACAATGCTGGACGCAAAACCCAACCAACTTACGGTACATTACACAGTTTCTTAAATGATCGCTTTGCACAACCTTTTTTAGAACCTGGGGATACTCTGTGGTTTTATTTTAGCGGTCATGGAATGCCCCACGCAGGACGAGATTATCTCTTACCCATAGATGGCAACCCCCGCACTGTCCCCAATTTAGCTATCCCTATCAATTACATCACCGAACGTTTACGGGGTAGTGGTGCGGATAATATTGTATTGTTTATTGATGCCTGTCGTAGCACTGGTGAAAAAAGCGCAGGTTTAGGAATTGGAGAAGAAAAACAGCAAGGTGTAATTACCTTTTATTCCTGTAGTCCCAGTCAAGTTTCCTATGAAATTGAGGAAATTCAACAAGGGGCTTTTACTTATGTTTTACTTAATGGGTTGAAAATTCAAGGTGAAAGCAACTGTGCAACTGTTGAAAGACTATATAACCATCTCCGTCATCAAGTTCCCCAAGTCACCCTCAAACATAAAAATTATTCTCAGACTCCCTATGCAGCCATAGAACCAGCCACCAAGCTGCATTATATTTTATTACCTAAATTTGCTAACCAAAGTGATGTTGATGTTCTCAAAAAAGATGCCTTGAATGCTGAATTTGTAATCAAAGATTTTTCTCTTGCACGTCTATACTGGAGGCGCGTCATAGCAGCAGTAGGAGATGATGATGAAGCATTGGACGCAATTGTACGATTACGTAACCAGCAGTCTCAGCATCCTCCTGAAAAGACTGGAAACCCATCCCAACCAGGAATTAAACAACCAGCACCACCAAAAAACCTAGAAGTGATAGATTTAGGACAAGGCAAAACCCTGGAACTGGTACGCATACCAACAGGGAAGTTTACGATGGGAATGCCCCCGGAAGAACGCCAAATAGCCCTAGAAAATGCTGTTAAATACGGTTTGGATAAAGACAAAGTTGCAGAATACTTAGACTGGTCTACTCCACAGCATGAGGTGTATCTGCAAGAGTTCTGGATAGGGAAATATGCTGTTACCAATGCCCAATGGCAAGCCGTGATGAAAACTAAGCCATCTGAAAAATATGACAGCAAATTTCAGGGTGATATGCAGCCCGTGGTGGGGGTTTCCTGGCACGAAGCACGGGCATTTTGTGAAAAGCTATCTGAACAAACAAAACGGGCTGTGAGATTGCCCACAGAGGCAGAATGGGAATATGCCTGTCGTGCTGGAACAACTACACCCTTTGCCTTTGGCAACACTATCACAACAGATCAAGTCAACTATAACGGCAATTATCCTTATGCTGATACTCCCAAGGGTAAATATCGAGAATGTACTGGAAATGTGGATAGTTTCACCCCTAATGACTGGGGTTTATATCAAATGCACGGTAATGTCTGGGAATGGTGTTTGGATGAATTTCACGATAGCTATAGCGAAAAACCAGCGCGTTTAAAAAGCAATGGTAATGAAGTTTGGGGAGAATTAAATGTAAGTGAAGAAAATAATTTCGCTTATGTATGTCGGGGCGGTTCTTGGTACAACTATGCTATCAATTGCCGTTCGGCGACTCGTCACAGGATCCTCGCGCGTAATCGAGACAATGATCTCGGTTTTCGTGTTGTGTTCGGGTCTTCCTCGCCAGGACTTTCTTAG